Proteins found in one Zea mays cultivar B73 chromosome 1, Zm-B73-REFERENCE-NAM-5.0, whole genome shotgun sequence genomic segment:
- the LOC100281044 gene encoding Pentatricopeptide repeat-containing protein At3g04750, mitochondrial: MAASAAAGRSWDPAVSLRLGHPALVLLERCRGARPFRAILAHLLRLGLAMETFPMSRLLHYAIVVSSPRLTREAELLFQHFTPRPNLYIYNLMLSAAAARDSSSSTQAAALYRSMLASSVLPDQQTFLALLRSVERLSAGRQVHAHVVVSGLHSRVYLRNSLIKMYIDAGDVETAELMFRSALVLDTVSCNIMLSGYVNEGCTLKALWFFRDMASRGIVVDQYTAVALLTCCGRLKNELIGRSVHGVIVRRMDAGDHGLILVNALLDMYAKCGRMNAAKTIFGETGEKDAISWNTMVSGFVNAGMLDLASRFFSEAPSRDLISWNALLAGYARYKSFNEVMKLFHDMVASCVNLDKVTAVTLISAATGKGSLNHAKSVHGWVVKEFDHQDAFLASALVDMYCKCGNVKTAYYVFEKALDKDVTLWTAMISGLAFNGHGTEALELFCKMQTEVVAPNGVTLLAVLSACSHSGLLDEGCKIFDAMKQRYSIEPGIEHFGCMVDLLARSGRLIDALALARRMPMRPSRSIWGSILNASLAGQNIEVAEIASKELLRLDPAEEGGYVLLSNLHAAGGHWNHSDKVRQIMERKGLRKLAGASNFGS; encoded by the coding sequence ATGGCGGCCTCTGCCGCCGCGGGGCGCTCGTGGGACCCAGCCGTCTCGCTGCGGCTGGGCCACCCTGCGCTGGTGCTCCTCGAGCGGTGCCGCGGGGCGCGGCCGTTCCGGGCCATCCTTGCCCACCTGCTCCGCCTTGGCCTCGCCATGGAGACGTTCCCTATGAGCCGGCTCCTCCATTACGCCATCGTCGTGTCCTCCCCGCGCCTCACGCGCGAGGCTGAGCTCCTCTTCCAGCATTTCACGCCCCGCCCCAATCTCTACATCTATAATCTCATGCtctccgcggcggcggcgcgcgactCCTCCTCGTCGACCCAGGCGGCGGCTCTCTACCGGTCCATGCTCGCGTCGTCCGTCCTCCCCGACCAGCAGACCTTCCTCGCTCTGCTTAGGTCGGTGGAACGCCTGTCCGCCGGGAGGCAGGTGCACGCCCATGTCGTTGTGAGTGGTTTGCACTCGCGCGTGTACCTGCGGAACTCTCTGATCAAGATGTACATCGACGCCGGGGATGTGGAGACCGCCGAGCTGATGTTCCGTTCTGCACTGGTGTTGGATACCGTGTCTTGCAACATCATGCTATCTGGGTATGTGAATGAAGGGTGCACCCTGAAGGCGCTGTGGTTTTTCCGTGATATGGCAAGCCGGGGGATTGTTGTTGATCAGTATACGGCTGTTGCTCTGCTCACTTGCTGTGGGCGCCTGAAGAACGAGCTTATTGGGAGGTCTGTCCATGGTGTCATCGTGCGGAGAATGGATGCAGGAGATCATGGGTTGATTCTGGTAAATGCTCTTTTGGACATGTATGCAAAATGTGGGAGAATGAACGCAGCAAAGACAATCTTTGGTGAAACTGGTGAGAAGGATGCCATTTCATGGAACACCATGGTTTCAGGTTTTGTAAATGCTGGCATGTTGGACCTTGCTAGCAGATTTTTTTCTGAGGCACCTTCCAGGGATCTAATATCCTGGAACGCGCTTCTAGCTGGATATGCTAGATACAAAAGTTTCAATGAAGTGATGAAGCTATTCCATGATATGGTTGCCAGTTGTGTAAATCTGGACAAGGTGACTGCTGTTACCTTGATTTCTGCGGCCACAGGTAAGGGATCACTGAATCATGCAAAGAGTGTCCACGGTTGGGTAGTGAAAGAATTTGACCATCAGGATGCTTTTTTGGCGTCGGCTCTTGTAGACATgtattgcaaatgtggaaatgttaAAACAGCTTACTATGTGTTCGAGAAAGCCTTGGACAAAGATGTTACCTTGTGGACAGCTATGATCTCTGGCCTTGCATTCAATGGCCATGGAACTGAAGCATTGGAACTATTTTGCAAGATGCAAACTGAGGTCGTAGCACCTAATGGTGTCACATTGCTTGCTGTTCTCAGTGCATGCAGTCATTCTGGTCTGCTGGATGAAGGATGTAAGATTTTTGATGCTATGAAGCAAAGATACAGTATTGAACCAGGGATAGAACATTTTGGGTGTATGGTTGATCTCCTTGCACGGTCAGGTAGGCTGATTGATGCTTTAGCTTTGGCTAGGAGGATGCCGATGAGGCCAAGTCGGTCTATATGGGGTTCCATTTTAAATGCAAGTTTGGCTGGTCAAAATATTGAAGTTGCAGAAATTGCTTCAAAAGAACTCCTTCGTCTTGACCCAGCAGAAGAAGGTGGATACGTCTTGCTTTCCAACTTGCATGCGGCTGGAGGTCACTGGAACCACAGTGACAAAGTGAGGCAGATCATGGAAAGAAAAGGATTGAGAAAATTAGCAGGTGCTAGTAATTttggatcttga